Proteins encoded together in one Deinococcus hopiensis KR-140 window:
- a CDS encoding response regulator transcription factor, whose amino-acid sequence MLAQILVVEDDPHLGPLLKEYLSADYLVEHAPTLKSAQAWLGTHSPQLILLDLNLPDGDGLDLVQALRQYSSTPVLVLSARSGVQERVAGLNAGADDYLTKPFAMPELDARITALLRRTAAGTGVNLGNTSLSTSSLLLTVNDKNVNLTEHEARILELMMRTPERVFSRADIEAHLYGWETPNSNSVEVRISQLRKKLEQAGSDLRIRTIRNVGYVLQV is encoded by the coding sequence ATGCTCGCCCAAATTCTCGTCGTCGAGGACGATCCGCACCTCGGCCCGCTGCTCAAGGAATACCTCTCGGCCGATTACCTCGTCGAGCACGCCCCGACGCTTAAGAGCGCGCAGGCGTGGTTGGGCACCCACTCACCGCAGCTGATCTTGCTGGACCTTAACCTTCCTGATGGCGACGGTCTGGACCTCGTGCAGGCGCTACGGCAGTATTCCAGCACGCCCGTGCTGGTGCTCTCGGCACGCAGCGGCGTACAGGAGCGGGTGGCAGGCCTGAATGCGGGGGCCGACGACTACCTCACCAAGCCCTTTGCCATGCCCGAACTTGACGCGCGCATCACGGCTCTCCTGAGGCGCACGGCCGCCGGAACGGGCGTGAACCTGGGCAACACCAGCCTGTCGACAAGCAGCCTGCTGCTGACCGTCAACGATAAGAACGTAAACCTCACCGAACACGAGGCGCGCATTCTTGAGCTGATGATGCGCACGCCTGAGCGCGTGTTCTCACGCGCGGACATCGAGGCGCACCTGTACGGTTGGGAAACGCCCAACAGCAACTCGGTGGAGGTCCGTATCTCCCAGCTGCGCAAGAAGCTGGAGCAGGCGGGCAGCGACCTGCGTATCCGGACCATCCGCAACGTGGGCTACGTCCTGCAGGTGTGA
- the dprA gene encoding DNA-processing protein DprA — MTSASDRAELHALLTLRFTPGLGPRRIEAMRAQFGGAAAALGASLTELRNIPGLNNKSLAKLRVAEARMRAETEISKAREAGVQLLGRGLPGYPEALGALGDPPPALWVLGELPDFPVVPRAIGIVGTRNASPHALSLTRTMAAELARADVAVVSGLAAGVDTAAHEASVEAGGVSVGVLGSAVDVIYPRENTALARRLLLVSEYPLGTGPAQHHFSARHRIIAALSAGTVVVEGELKSGSLITATHALECGRTVFAVPGRARDPRAAGPHRLLREGAVLTETAEDILTELGWGNAPTPPLPDLPPEQVRVLSALTTPATLDDLHATTGLSMPELQTALGTLQRMGLAEEVGRRWSKR, encoded by the coding sequence GTGACCTCAGCCTCTGACCGCGCGGAACTGCACGCGCTGCTCACCCTGCGCTTTACCCCCGGCCTTGGTCCCCGGCGCATCGAAGCGATGCGGGCGCAGTTTGGCGGTGCTGCGGCCGCCCTGGGCGCGTCCCTGACCGAACTGCGGAATATCCCTGGGCTGAACAACAAATCGCTGGCGAAGCTGAGGGTAGCTGAAGCTCGCATGCGCGCCGAGACGGAAATCAGCAAGGCGCGGGAAGCGGGCGTGCAACTGCTGGGGCGGGGCCTGCCTGGTTATCCCGAAGCGCTCGGAGCCCTGGGCGATCCGCCACCCGCGCTGTGGGTACTGGGCGAACTCCCCGACTTTCCGGTGGTGCCGCGCGCCATCGGTATTGTCGGCACCCGGAACGCGAGTCCGCACGCCCTAAGCCTCACGCGCACCATGGCCGCCGAACTGGCCCGTGCGGACGTCGCGGTGGTCAGCGGACTGGCGGCGGGCGTGGACACTGCCGCGCACGAGGCCAGCGTGGAGGCAGGCGGCGTCAGCGTCGGCGTGCTGGGCAGCGCGGTGGACGTGATCTACCCCCGAGAGAACACCGCGCTGGCCCGCCGCCTCCTCCTGGTCAGCGAGTACCCGCTGGGCACGGGCCCAGCGCAGCACCACTTCTCGGCGCGTCACCGGATCATCGCCGCCCTGTCGGCGGGTACCGTCGTGGTGGAGGGCGAACTCAAGAGCGGTTCCCTGATCACCGCCACTCACGCCCTCGAATGTGGCCGAACCGTCTTTGCCGTTCCAGGCCGGGCCAGAGACCCCCGCGCTGCTGGACCCCACCGCCTGCTCCGAGAGGGCGCAGTCCTGACCGAAACGGCGGAGGACATCCTGACTGAACTGGGCTGGGGAAACGCTCCAACTCCACCATTGCCGGACCTTCCGCCCGAACAGGTCCGGGTCCTGTCCGCCCTGACCACGCCCGCGACCCTGGACGATCTGCACGCCACGACGGGCCTCTCCATGCCCGAGCTTCAGACAGCCCTGGGAACGCTGCAACGCATGGGCCTGGCCGAGGAAGTGGGAAGACGCTGGTCAAAACGGTAG
- a CDS encoding sensor histidine kinase translates to MIRSAPLHTARVAWRHSLRFRLALTYTLVALLLIGMIGAGVMTLLLRSMDRQFQARLGDRAEAVAERLTTPQLGLRQKSPPTSGYTAILDEQGRVVTAAAGLGLENGEPFPYSGQTQPEVRGTPMRAVTRAAGTFTVWVALPTDDLVVARQSATRALLFALLLTPALMLVIGWWVGRKALANLEEAADLADRIDPTRSLATLPLPVQEDEVHRLLAALNRLLVRIEAVQSREKQLLGQIVHELGAPLTVLKASLTRAGDRTGDAEVLRAALVADELTFTTQDLMQLARGQLEMRLAWHFIPATTLRSRLDRLVPGTTFAGHWDGMLLCDPDRLTQALRNLLANARRAAGPEGNVTLTLEESAEHITFRVRDTGPGLPPELGDQIFEPFVSGSGSSGLGLSVSRQIATMHGGTLTAGNAPGGGAQFCLTIPGAALGEEDEEAEETVSASA, encoded by the coding sequence ATGATCCGGAGCGCGCCCCTCCATACCGCCCGGGTGGCGTGGCGGCACAGCCTGCGGTTCCGGCTGGCCCTGACCTACACCCTGGTGGCGCTGCTCCTGATCGGTATGATCGGCGCTGGGGTGATGACCCTGCTGTTGCGGAGTATGGACCGGCAGTTTCAAGCCCGGCTGGGGGACCGCGCCGAGGCCGTCGCCGAGCGCCTCACCACGCCGCAGCTGGGCCTGCGCCAGAAGTCCCCACCCACCAGCGGCTACACGGCCATTCTGGACGAACAGGGGCGTGTGGTGACGGCGGCGGCCGGGCTGGGCCTGGAAAACGGCGAGCCCTTTCCCTACAGCGGGCAGACCCAGCCGGAAGTGCGCGGAACACCGATGCGGGCAGTGACGCGGGCAGCCGGCACATTTACCGTCTGGGTGGCCCTGCCCACAGACGACCTCGTGGTGGCCCGGCAGAGCGCCACTCGGGCACTGCTGTTCGCCCTGCTGCTTACGCCCGCTCTGATGCTGGTGATCGGGTGGTGGGTGGGCCGCAAGGCGCTGGCGAACTTGGAAGAAGCAGCGGACCTGGCCGACCGCATCGACCCCACCCGCAGCCTCGCCACGCTGCCGCTGCCCGTGCAGGAGGACGAGGTTCACCGCCTGCTCGCAGCCCTCAACCGGCTCCTGGTCCGCATCGAGGCGGTGCAGTCGCGCGAGAAGCAGCTGCTGGGGCAGATCGTCCATGAGCTCGGCGCCCCACTGACGGTCCTGAAGGCCAGCCTGACCCGGGCCGGGGACCGCACCGGGGACGCTGAGGTGCTGCGCGCCGCCCTGGTGGCCGACGAGCTGACCTTTACCACGCAGGACCTGATGCAGCTCGCGCGCGGTCAGCTGGAAATGCGGCTGGCGTGGCACTTTATCCCCGCCACCACCCTGCGTAGCCGGTTGGACCGACTGGTGCCCGGCACCACTTTCGCCGGGCACTGGGACGGGATGCTGCTGTGCGACCCTGACCGCCTGACCCAGGCGCTGCGGAACTTGCTCGCCAACGCCCGCCGTGCTGCAGGGCCGGAGGGTAACGTTACCCTGACCCTAGAGGAGAGCGCCGAGCACATCACTTTCCGGGTACGTGACACTGGCCCCGGTCTGCCACCCGAACTCGGCGACCAGATTTTCGAGCCCTTCGTCAGCGGCAGCGGCAGTAGCGGCCTGGGCCTGAGCGTGTCCCGGCAGATCGCCACCATGCACGGGGGCACATTGACCGCGGGCAACGCTCCGGGCGGGGGTGCGCAATTTTGCCTTACCATTCCCGGCGCGGCCCTCGGCGAGGAGGATGAGGAAGCGGAGGAAACCGTTTCTGCGTCTGCCTAG